Proteins encoded within one genomic window of Anopheles gambiae chromosome 3, idAnoGambNW_F1_1, whole genome shotgun sequence:
- the LOC3291958 gene encoding putative uncharacterized protein DDB_G0271606 — translation MKASVALLCLVAFANGAVVPLYGGVDQQFGIPKIPHHDHDHQVPQHQQPHQVPPQGHQQHTPQIYPLQSPQHQQKVPPQDHQPHIPQISPHDHQQQIPQLHPLPSHQHQQPQIPPHDQQIPQLHPLPSHQQKQPQIPPHDQQIPQLHPLPSHQQKQPQIPPHDQQIPQLHPLPSQQKQPQIPPQKHIPQHRQSSPEEEHPDSQFPLPDNMTEQEKQIGREMLLLKQIDNMMQHRKILLQQQLNEHRDPQNHQLPSSPAEQQQRIKEQEQQIGREMEVQMQLAKVIEHQKQQLAQQMENPSQTPGQIKMHEKIIGREMLFALKLDKVMELEKQHLQRNIRRLQAQHQDPPSPSQEQSIKQLEQQIQRGMLMVQDLQELIQRQKNQLQQHIEQKQHPYYENHPDSLVKLKHHISEQERQIGREMLLQNQLETLMQHQQEQLQQQIEQQQQQTQQLLPPSASEQEDYFTEQAKQIGREMLMQLQLTKLMQERVQLQIEQARESQQEPNDVQHLEPPMEEIPQEPQVFVPVLVVEG, via the exons ATGAAGGCTTCGGTAGCTCTGCTCTGCCTGGTGGCATTTG CAAACGGTGCAGTCGTTCCGTTGTATGGTGGTGTCGACCAGCAGTTCGGTATTCCGAAAATCCCTCACCATGATCATGACCACCAAGTCCCCCAACATCAGCAGCCACATCAAGTTCCTCCCCAGGGTCACCAGCAGCATACCCCGCAGATTTATCCACTTCAAAGCCCCCAGCATCAACAAAAAGTCCCTCCTCAGGATCACCAGCCGCATATTCCGCAAATCTCTCCCCACGATCACCAGCAGCAAATCCCGCAGCTTCACCCACTTCCAAGCCACCAGCATCAACAACCGCAAATCCCTCCCCACGATCAGCAAATCCCGCAGCTTCACCCACTTCCAAGCCACCAGCAAAAACAACCGCAAATCCCTCCCCACGATCAGCAAATCCCGCAGCTTCACCCACTTCCAAGCCACCAGCAAAAACAACCGCAAATCCCTCCCCATGATCAGCAAATCCCGCAGCTTCACCCACTTCCAAGCCAGCAAAAACAACCGCAAATTCCTCCCCAGAAACATATTCCCCAACATCGTCAAAGCTCACCCGAGGAGGAACATCCTGATAGCCAATTTCCCCTACCGGATAATATGACAGAACAAGAGAAGCAGATCGGGAGGGAAATGCTACTGCTGAAGCAGATTGACAACATGATGCAGCATCGAAAGatactgctgcagcagcagcttaatGAGCACCGAGACCCACAGAACCACCAGCTTCCGTCAAGCCcagccgagcagcagcaaaggatcaaggagcaggagcagcaaatTGGACGCGAAATGGAAGTGCAGATGCAGCTTGCAAAAGTGATAGAGCACCAAAAGCAGCAACTAGCGCAACAGATGGAAAACCCATCCCAGACACCTGGACAGATCAAGATGCACGAGAAGATTATCGGCCGGGAAATGCTGTTTGCACTCAAGCTCGATAAAGTGATGGAACTGGAAAAGCAGCACCTTCAGCGAAACATTCGAAGACTCCAGGCTCAGCATCAGGATCCTCCAAGCCCATCCCAGGAGCAAAGCATAAAGCAGCTGGAGCAGCAGATTCAACGGGGAATGCTAATGGTGCAGGACCTGCAAGAATTGATCCAGCGCCAAAAGAATCAACTGCAGCAGCATATTGAACAGAAGCAACACCCATACTACGAGAACCATCCCGACAGCCTGGTGAAACTGAAACATCATATTTCAGAGCAGGAGAGACAGATTGGGCGTGAAATGCTATTGCAAAATCAGCTAGAGACTTTGATGCAGCATCAACAGGaacaactgcagcagcagattgaacagcaacaacagcaaacccaACAGCTACTGCCTCCGAGTGCATCAGAACAGGAAGACTATTTCACGGAGCAGGCAAAACAGATTGGACGGGAAATGCTAATGCAGTTGCAGCTGACCAAACTAATGCAAGAGCGGGTGCAGCTGCAGATAGAGCAGGCGCGAGAATCTCAACAGGAGCCCAATGATGTTCAACATCTTGAACCCCCAATGGAGGAGATTCCCCAGGAACCCCAGGTTTTCGTGCCTGTGCTGGTCGTCGAAGGATAA